The genomic region TAATAACAACTACTATTGATTCTTTCTAATTTCAAAACTAACAATAAAGTTTCCAACACTATACAGCAACATTATTATTAAAGGCATCACCATCAATGCTCCTGTCACATCTCCAAACACTGATGGAATTAACCCAGGTAAGCATATAGATGAACATTAACATTATTGGACTAAGAAAATTGAAATAAGTATTTTCTGTAAAATTTGAACATATAGTTTTAATCCTTTCCATTAATATGCCTATGTTAAATGTTGATGTGTACTAGACAGGTTAGTTGCATTAACAGTTAACAGAAACAAACTAAGAGTACCTAAACAAATCATATAGAATATAGATTAAtaaatttttctctttccttttgttgattttttttcctGTTCTTAGATTCTTGCACAAACACCAGAATTGAAGATTGCTACATAGTTTCTGGAGATGATTGTGTAGCAGTGAAGAGTGGCTGGGATGAATATGGCATAAAGTTTGGTATGCCAACAAAACAACTTGCAATTAGAAGACTCACTTGCATTTCACCATACAGTGCTACCATTGCCTTGGGAAGTGAAATGTCCGGCGGAATCGAAGACGTTAGAGCCGAAGACATCACGGCGATCAACACAGAATCCGGTGTCAGGATCAAGACGGCTGTAGGGAGAGGAGGGTATGTTAAGGACATTTATGTCAAAAGAATGTACCTTCACACAATGAAATGGGCATTCTGGATGACTGGTAACTATGGCTCCCATGCTGATAGCCACTATGATCCGAATGCGTTGCCTGAGATCAAAGGTATCAACTATAGAGATGTTGTTGCTGAGAATGTAAGCATGGCTGCAAGATTGGAAGGGATATCTAAAGACCCTTTTACTGGAATTTGCATGGCCAATGTCACAATTGGTTTGGCTGCAAAGCATAAGAAGCAGCCATGGACTTGCACTGATATTCAAGGGGTTACTAGTGGTGTGACTCCTCAACCATGTGATTTGTTACCTGATCAGGGTCCAAAGAAGATCACAGCTTGTGATTTTCCACCTGAGAATTTACCTATTGATATGGTGGAACTCAAGAAATGTAGTTACACCATGAAACATGCATAAGCATAACACATGAAACATGCTACCTAGTTATTATTTATATATCTCTAGTCCTTCCTAGATTATCCAGATACTATTCCTCAAGTTGTGAAATGAACTCTGTTAAACTATGTTATTTATAGAGTTTCTTTAACTTTGTTTTTCCCCTCTTCAACTTTATTTATGTTCAATGCTAACATTCAAAGTTATCAAAACTCTCGaattaactcgtaaactcgtagcTTTACAAGGTTAAGTCCTCACGAAGCATACAAATTTACGAGTTTAGGTAAACTTTTGAGTTTAATTACCTTGCTAACATCAATAAAAACTTTTCTACAGACTTCTTTTCCTTAAGcaacaatatttatttttattttctttcaaataTTTTGGACAATAACAAAGTAACAAACCCTTACACTTTATGACATACAGTTAGATATTATTATCAGTTTCTGTAACCAAAGCTTAAAGGATCTTGTGTATATTCTCCTCATCTAGCAGTAACAGTTCAGTAAATCAAAGTATGGTCCCTAAGTCTATGCTAAACCTTCTAGTAATCTTGGGCATCTTTTGATCCTTTCCACATAGTATCTCACAATGAATCTTAGTATCTCCAATATGTTTCAAATCATGTAGAGATCTTCAACTTTTCAAGTAGTCTCATATCATAGCTCTTAAAGGAGTCATCAAGTATTTCAGTCACTATGCATATACAACAGTTAATGCAAGCTTTCAGTAAATTGGTGGATCAGGATTGAACTTCAAAGATTCTCTCCAGATGAGTTCCTTGATGTCTTCTTCAGTGAATGACGGTTGCTCAAAGTCGAAACTGAACGGTCTTAGACAAACGGGTTCCTCATTAATATCATGGAGTGGTGCCATGTAAGGATGGCACAAAGCTTCATCAACTGTAAAGTATAAAAAGTAACTAGTAACATCAATAAAAATACAGACAATGAAATCCTGTCATATACAAAAGCCTAAAAATCATTTTGAACATTAATGAATTCACAATTATTTGCATGTTCTTTTACCTGTAATGCGCTTGCTTGGATCAAAGATGAGCATCTTTTCTAGCAAATCAATGGCACCAGCAGAAATGTTGGGAAATTTAGCAGAAAAATTTTGCTTTGGACATTGTGGAAGCTGTTTTACATATCTACGAGCATTATCACTTTGAAGAAATCCGAGGCTGGCATCGTCAGGTGAACCTACCAGCTTTAAGAAAGCAACAGAAACTTTGTCAAAATTGAGCTAATTTTAAATCAACATGAGAAGGTCtgaaaaatgatcaaaagattaaggcAGTGATGCCGTCCGAGTAGATATTGACACATAAATTGACAATCATTTCAAGTTATAGAATCAGAACTCTAAATTACACATGATCCAAAGGTAAAATCTAAAATgaaaaaacaagaacaagaaattCAAACACAAATATAATCAGTCTCAAAAGATTGTGTTAACAATTCAAGAGTTAGCAGTAAAAGGTTTCATTCAAGACATCTAGTTAATACCTCTGTGATCAGTCTCAGCTGATGAACATAATCTCTCCCTGGAAAGAGGGGCTGCCTTGTCATGATTTCACCGAGTATGCAACCAACCGACCATATATCAATGGCTGCTGTATATTCAGAACAGTTAAGAAGCAACTCCGGAGCTCGATACCATCGAGTAACCACATACTCGGTCATAAAATCAGTTTCGGAGGTAGTTCTAGCAAGACCAAAGTCTGCAATCTTAAGGTCACAATTGGCATTCAGTAGCAAGTTACTAGGCTTTAGATCACGGTGCAAAACATTCGCCGAATGTACATATTTGAGCCCTCGTAACAACTGATATAGAAAATACTGCAAACAAAAATTGTATAAATAGCCTTAAATATTAAGTCTAATATGCTATAGAGCTCATACCATAACATATGGGATAGAGCAATTCACTGTAATACTGTAATAGGTGATGTATGACACACAGTACCTATTATATTATATGTCCTCCAAGGATCTCCATAGATTTTCAGAGcacattttaaataataaatacatgTGGCTATATACACTCACGAATGACAATTACCATATACGCTTGTTTGTTGTTATCATTCAAAAGACAGACTCAAGATAGGAGCCTAATAAGTAATAACTGATGAAAACCAAAGCATAATGTTTCTATAGATTGAAAGTTTCAAGTTTGTAATAACAATGGATTCCTGTACAAGAAAAAAAGACCAATAAACAAGCTATAAGAtggtaaaaaaaatataagtaattCATATTTCATAAGTTAGTAATCAACTAATCAGGCAAGTCAACCGAAGAGTAATAAACTACTCAAGACATTAATTGAAAGAAAAGGTCATTCAATTCAACTAGGAGCACCTGAACTAGGAATTCATTAAAAATTAGATGCCAAATAAACATTTAGAGTGCTGACCCGACAATGATCATCAGTCAATGGTTGATTGGAACGTATTATTTGATGTAGATCTGTGTCCATTAACTCAGAAACAATGTAAAC from Arachis ipaensis cultivar K30076 chromosome B02, Araip1.1, whole genome shotgun sequence harbors:
- the LOC107626570 gene encoding probable polygalacturonase, with product MRIEGMRLVCGLIVVIVLLNSKKSESRRSKSGSRSNSFEYNAINCRAHSASLVDYGGVGDGKTSNTKAFENAIRNLSQYESKGGAQLYVPAGKWLTGSFNLISHFTLYLHQHAVLLASQDMNEWPVIKPLPSYGRGRDAAAGRYTSLIFGTNLTDVIITGDNGTIDGQGAFWWQQFHKKKLKYTRPYLIELMFSDNIQISNLTLLNSPSWHVHPTYSSNIIIKGITINAPVTSPNTDGINPDSCTNTRIEDCYIVSGDDCVAVKSGWDEYGIKFGMPTKQLAIRRLTCISPYSATIALGSEMSGGIEDVRAEDITAINTESGVRIKTAVGRGGYVKDIYVKRMYLHTMKWAFWMTGNYGSHADSHYDPNALPEIKGINYRDVVAENVSMAARLEGISKDPFTGICMANVTIGLAAKHKKQPWTCTDIQGVTSGVTPQPCDLLPDQGPKKITACDFPPENLPIDMVELKKCSYTMKHA
- the LOC107621999 gene encoding mitogen-activated protein kinase homolog MMK2 isoform X2, translated to MHSAAVNAETREEVAIKKVGNAFDNRIDAKRTLREIKLLRHMDHENVMSIKDIIRPPQKENFNDVYIVSELMDTDLHQIIRSNQPLTDDHCRYFLYQLLRGLKYVHSANVLHRDLKPSNLLLNANCDLKIADFGLARTTSETDFMTEYVVTRWYRAPELLLNCSEYTAAIDIWSVGCILGEIMTRQPLFPGRDYVHQLRLITELVGSPDDASLGFLQSDNARRYVKQLPQCPKQNFSAKFPNISAGAIDLLEKMLIFDPSKRITVDEALCHPYMAPLHDINEEPVCLRPFSFDFEQPSFTEEDIKELIWRESLKFNPDPPIY
- the LOC107621999 gene encoding mitogen-activated protein kinase homolog MMK2 isoform X1, which produces MSVDSAEHSIRGVATHGGRYVQYNIYGNLFEVSTKYVPPIRPVGRGAYGIVCAAVNAETREEVAIKKVGNAFDNRIDAKRTLREIKLLRHMDHENVMSIKDIIRPPQKENFNDVYIVSELMDTDLHQIIRSNQPLTDDHCRYFLYQLLRGLKYVHSANVLHRDLKPSNLLLNANCDLKIADFGLARTTSETDFMTEYVVTRWYRAPELLLNCSEYTAAIDIWSVGCILGEIMTRQPLFPGRDYVHQLRLITELVGSPDDASLGFLQSDNARRYVKQLPQCPKQNFSAKFPNISAGAIDLLEKMLIFDPSKRITVDEALCHPYMAPLHDINEEPVCLRPFSFDFEQPSFTEEDIKELIWRESLKFNPDPPIY